In the Engystomops pustulosus chromosome 2, aEngPut4.maternal, whole genome shotgun sequence genome, one interval contains:
- the PRIM1 gene encoding DNA primase small subunit, with product MDLESYDPASLPDLLPLYYRRLFPYFQYYRWLNYGGVVKNYFPNREFSFTLKDDIYVRYQSFNNMNELEKEMQKMNPYKIDIGAVYSHKPSMHNSVKSGTFQAQEKELVFDIDMTDYDDVRRCCSSADICNKCWTLMTIAIRILDRALYEDFGFQHRLWVYSGRRGVHCWVCDESARKLSQAERSAVAEYLTVVKGGEETIKKVNLIEPIHPFLKKSIVVIEKYFEQYALLGQDFLENKQCWEKVLSLVPEAARENLLHDFQKARTSVDRWEKLKKNLPKLDPKKGVNLSKEIMLQYCYPRLDVNVSKGVNHLLKSPFSVHPKTGKISVPIDVKKLDSFDPFAVPTISLICSELDNVSTKEDEDQVSPNEGETDVKRKTRDYKRTSLGPYVKIFEQFLDKLDQSRKGQMLLQSDLKKEF from the exons ATGGACCTGGAATCGTACGACCCGGCCAGTCTGCCCGATCTGTTGCCGCTCTACTACCGGAGGCTGTTCCCCTACTTCCAGTACTACAGATGGCTGAACTACGGGGGCG TTGTCAAGAATTACTTCCCCAACAGAGAGTTCAGCTTCACCTTAAAAGATGACATATACGTGAGATATCAGTCCTTCAATAACATGAATGAGCTGGAGAAGGAGATGCAGAAGATGAATCCCTACAAAATAGACATAGGCGCAGTATATTCTCACAAG CCCAGCATGCACAACTCTGTCAAATCAGGAACCTTCCAGGCTCAGGAAAAGGAACTGGTGTTTGATATTGATATGACAGATTATGACGATGTCCGAAGATGCTGCAG TTCTGCAGATATATGTAATAAATGCTGGACATTGATGACCATTGCCATCCGAATCCTGGATCGGGCTCTCTATG AGGATTTTGGCTTTCAACACAGATTGTGGGTGTACTCGGGAAGAAGAGGAGTTCACTGCTGGGTGTGTGATGAGTCTGCAAGAAAACTCTCTCAAGCCGAAAGATCAGCCGTGGCTGAATATTTAACAGTAGTAAAG ggaggAGAAGAAACGATTAAGAAAGTAAATCTCATTGAGCCAATCCATCCATTCTTAAA GAAATCCATTGTGGTTATAGAGAAATACTTTGAGCAGTACGCCTTGTTGGGTCAGGACTTTCTGGAGAATAAACAGTGCTGGGAAAAAGTGTTGTCACTTGTTCCAGAAG CAGCCAGAGAGAATCTGCtgcatgactttcagaaagctcGAACCTCTGTGGATCGCTGGGAGAAGTTAAAGAAAAATTTACCTAAACTG GATCCTAAAAAAGGTGTAAATTTATCCAAAGAGATTATGTTACAGTATTGCTATCCCCGCTTGGATGTTAATGTCAGCAAAGGGGTTAATcacttgctaaaaagtcccttCAGTGTCCACCCGAAAACTGGCAA AATATCTGTTCCAATTGATGTTAAGAAGTTGGACAGTTTTGATCCATTTGCAGTCCCAACAATAAG CTTGATCTGCAGTGAGTTGGACAATGTCAGCACAAAAGAAGACGAGGACCAAGTTAGCCCTAATGAAGGAGAAACGGACGTTAAACGAAAAACTAGAG ACTATAAAAGAACAAGTTTGGGTCCATATGTAAAAATATTTGAACAGTTTCTTGACAAGCTTGACCAATCTCGAAAAGGACAAATGCTGCTGCAGAGTG aTCTAAAGAAAGAGTTTTGA
- the LOC140117842 gene encoding retinol dehydrogenase 7-like, translated as MWFLLLALLGMSLLYRWYRQSQKLENLSDKYVFITGCDTGFGNLLARQLDKRGMHVLASCLTESAAANLKKETSSRLHTIILDVADSENVRSATKWVSTIVKDRGLWGLVNNAGIGIPGGINEWLTTDDFLKILKVNLLGVIDVTLNMLPIIRKAQGRVVNVSSAGGRVTICGGGYCLSKYGIESFSDSLRREMLPFGVKVSIIEPGFFKTGLTNTQSQKQNVKRIWEKAPEEVRESYGAEYFRKCYDYVDMTESVCSNKLSLVTDCMEHALTAVHPWTRYSAGWDTKFILIPLSYMPTFFTDFLLTMGQPKPAKGFSSSTK; from the exons ATGTGGTTCCTTCTATTAGCTCTGCTGGGTATGAGCCTTTTATACAGATGGTACAGGCAGAGTCAAAAACTGGAGAATCTCTCAGATAAATATGTTTTTATCACCGGATGTGACACTGGATTTGGAAATCTGCTGGCAAGACAACTGGACAAACGTGGAATGCATGTTCTAGCGTCCTGTCTAACAGAAAGTGCGGCTGCAAACCTGAAGAAAGAGACCTCTAGTAGACTGCACACCATAATCCTTGATGTCGCTGATAGTGAGAATGTTAGATCTGCAACCAAGTGGGTTTCTACCATAGTCAAAGATAGAG GTCTTTGGGGTCTGGTAAACAATGCAGGCATTGGTATCCCAGGAGGCATTAATGAATGGCTGACTACAGATGACTTTTTGAAGATTCTGAAAGTAAATCTCCTTGGAGTTATTGATGTGACGCTAAATATGTTACCAATAATACGGAAAGCACAAGGTCGTGTGGTGAATGTAAGCAGTGCTGGCGGCAGGGTCACTATTTGTGGCGGAGGATACTGCTTATCAAAGTATGGAATAGAATCCTTTTCAGACAGTCTTCG CCGTGAAATGCTTCCATTTGGAGTGAAGGTTTCTATTATTGAACCTGGTTTTTTTAAGACTGGTTTAACAAATACGCAGTCTCAAAAACAAAATGTTAAAcgcatatgggaaaaagcaccaGAAGAAGTCCGGGAAAGTTATggagcagagtatttcaggaaat GCTATGACTATGTGGACATGACAGAATCAGTGTGCTCCAATAAGTTGTCCCTTGTTACTGACTGCATGGAGCATGCTCTGACAGCCGTTCACCCCTGGACCCGTTACTCTGCTGGATGGGATACTAAATTCATCCTGATTCCGCTCTCTTATATGCCTACATTTTTTACAGACTTTCTCCTAACCATGGGACAGCCCAAACCAGCCAAAGGATTTTCATcttctacaaaataa
- the LOC140117844 gene encoding retinol dehydrogenase 7-like: MWLLLLVILGLILFYRWHRQSQVLENLSDKYVFITGCDTGFGRQIAKQLDTRGMKVLAACLTEAGAKELERATSSRLRTVILNVTDSQSVSAAAKWAADIVTDKGLWGLVNNAGILIPVSPNEWLKKEDFLRILDVNILGMIDVTLNLLPLIRKARGRIVNVSSIAGRHALCGGGYCISKFGVEAFSDSLRRELKHFGVKVSIINPDFFKTEILNSTRLKENITNNWKKMSQNLRNDYGEHYYHNYCKFIEEICSRSSTKLTLVTDCMEHALTAVHPWTRYSAGPYAKFLYMPLSYLPTSVADYILGS; encoded by the exons ATGTGGCTCCTTCTTTTGGTGATTTTGGGCTTAATCCTATTCTACAGATGGCACAGACAGAGCCAGGTCCTAGAAAATCTCTCCGATAAATATGTCTTCATTACTGGATGTGACACAGGATTTGGGAGACAGATAGCTAAGCAGCTGGACACACGAGGAATGAAGGTTCTGGCAGCTTGTTTAACTGAAGCAGGGGCCAAGGAGTTAGAGAGGGCGACCTCCAGTAGACTCCGTACTGTAATTCTTAATGTTACAGACAGCCAGAGTGTGAGCGCTGCTGCCAAGTGGGCTGCTGATATTGTTACCGACAAAG GTCTGTGGGGACTAGTAAATAACGCAGGCATTTTAATACCAGTGAGCCCAAATGAATGGTTAAAGAAGGAAGACTTTCTTAGAATTCTAGATGTCAATATCTTAGGAATGATAGATGTAACCCTCAATTTGCTGCCCTTGATCAGAAAAGCCAGAGGACGCATTGTGAATGTATCTAGCATTGCTGGAAGACATGCATTGTGTGGAGGTGGATATTGCATATCTAAATTTGGGGTTGAAGCCTTTTCAGACAGCCTAAG ACGAGAGCTGAAACATTTCGGAGTCAAAGTTTCCATCATTAATccagatttttttaaaactgaAATTCTGAATTCAACACGTCTAAAAGAAAATATTACAAACAACTGGAAGAAAATGTCCCAAAATCTAAGAAATGACTACGGGGAACATTACTATCACAATT ATTGTAAATTTATCGAGGAAATCTGCTCACGAAGTAGCACCAAACTTACACTTGTTACAGACTGTATGGAGCATGCCCTGACTGCTGTTCATCCATGGACCCGTTATTCTGCTGGCCCATATGCCAAATTCTTATACATGCCACTGTCTTATTTACCTACCAGTGTTGCTGATTACATACTCGGCTCCTAA